In Brachyhypopomus gauderio isolate BG-103 chromosome 18, BGAUD_0.2, whole genome shotgun sequence, the sequence ACGATGAATGAAACGAACTGAAAGGAATTGTCCATTgcttaaaaaattaatctacaAGTGCACTGAACAAAAATTATTAATGGTGCCTAAAGAAACATGTTGTTATATACGAATGATTTATCATATATTATGATAGTTTGCCAGGGTTATAGCATGCCAGCATCAGTTCAAACAAGACTCCACATCACTCTGGGTGCTAGAGGATCCAGGGGAGGCACTGCCCGGCCCGCCTTGTGTCTGCGTTGGTCTGCTCTTGGCTTTGGCCCTCCTGCTGTTGGGGTGTTTGGCCTGGAGGTGCACGAGCAAGCCAGTTTGTGTCTGAGCTGTGAGGCCGCACTCTTCACACACGTACAGCTTGTCCCTACGTTCTTTGTAGGCGTACTGTTGAGAGACCCCGTGAATTTTTTTCAAGTGAGACTCCAAGGAACAGCGCTGAGTGAAGGCCTTGTCGCACACGGAGCACTTAAATGGACGCACACCTTGAGGAGGAGATGCTTGGGTTAGTAATGAGAGAGAGGTGATGCATGACATTGACATGGTAAAAGATGGTGACCGATATACCTGTGTGGGTGCGCACATGCCTCTTGAGGTCAAAGGTGTCATTGAAGCCTTTCCCACAGTAATCACATGGGTACCTCCTAAAATCACTGTGACTCCTCAGATGACGTTTGATCATTCGGGTATTATTGAATGTCTTATGGCATATTGGACAAGGGAATGTAATAGATGGCATTTCTGTCGACTTGCTTTGGGAGGCACTTGATACATCACTCGTCATTTCACCCATGGTTATctgcataaaaaaataattaggaTGTAGGTTACGTTTACAGTCAGTCAGCCTGCTCTGTGCCCTAGTGGACAGTGCACAACTCACACTCCCTGGGTATGTCAGTATACGACTGTACGTAATGATATGGAAAGACTTCCTGCCATTAAGCAAGTCCTTCATGAGATAGCCCAGGAACACAGTGGTGACAAATCTGTTGAATCATGAGGTCTGACCACAATTTGTTTTACAGTTCATTGCTCATCATATGTTATCTAAATTGTTTGGACAAACAATGTCTGGCAGGCATGCTATAGACTAGATCACTTGACCTCTCAAAGGCTGATGATTTAGGTGAAGCCTTAATTCAAACTTTGAATGACTACAGAGACGAGTCCTTTTTGCTAACCTGTGAAATGAAGTATTGAATACTACTGACTACTGTGATAATGGAACACAACCAGCtgcaaaactacaacaaaaagaGCTAAGGTCACAAATTGGTGAACAGTACGTGCTCACTATGGTAGGACAGATTAGATCATTTTCAGAACTAGACATAGTTTTTGTATGGGCTTTTTGTAAGGAGTTATAAATAAGAGGGTTGTTGTTTTCCAGCAGAAAGTGACAGAATGAATGAAATCCAAACCCCAAAAGTTGCTGCATTTCTCAGAAAGGACCATTGGTTTTCATAGAATGTACAAGTCAAATATCAAGGACTTAGGACATGAAGTTACATTAGCTCAGGAGAATTTTATAGAAGAATCGTGGTCCTTAGGTCCACTGTAGCAAATAAGAGACTGAGCATTTGGGATGTTTTTAGCATTCAGTTAAAGAGGCCAGAGGCCCTGAACCTGGACTTAGTTGATATTGCTGATCTGTTTGCAAGAAAGCATACATAGTTGATAGTTATGAATATAAAACTCAAAAACCTCAAATAAATCACATTAGCAAGCAGAACAAAGGTCTTGGTTGGCAATAATTTGTTGATCTCTCTTGAGATAATAAAGAGATAGagataatgagataaaaagACTACAGAGAAATGcttttttcataaaaaaaattttattcataaaatgaaaaaaaaatgataTTGAACATTGACTTTTGTTTCTTAATGCCCACAATGAACAATAAGGAAGCAGGTACTTAGCTCCTCTAACAAAATGTCCACAAACATAATGTGCCTAATGTACACCTACAGACATCGCGTATACGACACCATtagggtttgttttttttttccccgcaACTTTACTGACCTTAATTTTGGAACGCATGTAGGGAGTCCTGGGCGTGCTCAGAAGGCACCGGGAGCTGAGCTTGGGCCGATCCTCTGTAGGAGAGGTGGGCTCCTGGGCAGCCAGtccaggggagtgtgtgtgcgtgggtgcatTCGTGGGTGCATTCCCGCTCTGtaaggtgggggtggggaagcAGGAGATGTCTGCAGTGCTGGCTTCTGGGTCTTCTTTTCCATAACAAGAAGGAAAGACAGAAACTTTTTTAAAtgatacaaataaataaataaacatggccAAAAGTTAATACAAGTCTATTAACACTTGACAATCAGGCACAATAAATGCCATACATTGTATATCAATAATTGTATGGACTATTTGTTCCATAGCAGTATCATACAATAAACTGGTACATTTTGCCACAGAGGAGTAGCCTATATACAAACTAGATGTCACAAGATTTTATTCAGCACTTTTTTTAGATTAAACGAAAgcatttttctccattttcactgcaaacataaatatatattttactgtattaaaaGTGCAAGCCGTATGTACTCACCTGGTATATTAATGTCCCCTCGCGCGGAATCCGGTAGCAAACTCCAGTCTTTTTTCCCGTGAAATAAACTCGCCTTTTTAACCAAGAACACTCGAGGCATTTCTGTGCTTTTTATTGCGCAAGAATATAGAACCTTCGCACAGCaaggttgttttaatcgatCAGTTCATTGACAATAAGGTGTATCACTTCTGGTCACACCTTTAAAGCTCAGCTAAAACTGTCACAATTCAGTCTCTTCCTGTATTGTTATCCGGTCAAAGTCGATTGATGATCGACGAATTTTGTTGTAAATTGTGCAGAATCGATGTTTTATCCAGTTCACGTGCTAAAATCGTCGTTTACACTTTACGCAACGAAACCAGGTAAGCCTCGCGCATGCGCGTAAAGTTAACGGTGTCAACCCAGTAAAGTGAAGTAAACCTTCAAGCCAAACCGGTTTTCTCTCCAACTGCCCTGCATGCACCAACAGCATTCGAAATTATTTTTTGTCACACGCAAAACTGATCAAATTGAATAAAGAATCTAAACTAAGAGTAGTCTTTCCACTGGTTTAAACAAATGAGAACCGTTCGACAATCAGGGTGTGGCTCGCTTTTAAATAACGTGTATTCTGAGGGTGTGGGTTTATTTAGAGCAATTACTAGAACAGTAGGCATTGTTTGGGGCGAATTAACTATCAGGCGGGGCGATGGGGTGGGGCCCCACAAGTCACTAAGTCACATCAATTCTAACATTAAGCAACATTTGAAGATTTTTTTAAACTTTATATAAGCTTACTGCTTCACCTCCAGTGTGGCCTTTAGAGAAATTAatcagataataataataaaaaaactatTGTCATGGCATTAGTAATGTAAATACATGATAATAGTTCTTCCAGCCTCATCTTCATACCTCCTTATTTTGTTTGAAATGTGAAAGGTTAATATTTTGTAAACATATATTTCTAGTTATTTCGTAGGCATACCCAGATATTCACATGCATATCCACAACTGTATTCAAATAAGCCCTAGGCATCAGCGTTTTTGAGATCTGATAAGATTTATTTAGGAGACAATAGGCAGCAGCCTAAGCCAACCAGCATCTCTAAGAGTAAACATGCACGTCCTCCCCCACCTGTGTGTTCATGAATTAAACAAACATAGctacaaataaattatttgaagatgttgagatgctattaaataatgtaaatcaAACATGCCTGGTCTGCTTTGCTCATGCCTTGTGCATCGTAGACCTTACCGTTTATCCTCTGTGCTTGAGGATATGGACAAATCAGTTAATCCAACAGGCTACTGAGAATCAAATAAAAGATGAAGAAGCAGTTGCTGAAACAACTGATATAAAGCCCGTGCTCTGGCTGATCACAGGCTGCATTAATACTGGTCTAATAGGTCTAATAAGGCAAAGTAAGACAaggcaagtttgtttgtatatacGCAGTGGCAATTCAAAGAGCTTCAAACGGACATATATCTCAGTATGCAATATACTTATTGTTTAAATTCTTCTATAAGAAGAATAAATAAAGCCAGAATAATGACGTACATCTTATAGACAAAAACTCTTTAGTTGACTTCAGGTTATCAGACACCATAACTCGGACGGTGATTTGAGTCATTCGTTGGATTATGTGAATGAAAATTACAcgaaaatataaaatgaaatatTTAGGCCTTATAACCAGTAATCTTTAGCCAACAAGGAGAATTATCTGCCAATACAGTGAGATACTTTTACTTAAgaacattaataaaaaaaaataaaaacaactaGAAATAAGTTACATGATTTTACACAATAATTTAAATATTTCCACTAGATTTAAGATTTTTCATATGCAAAGATGTCAGTTTTTGCAATGTACGTGTTTTTTGGACTAGAGCAGTTTCCGTAGTTTAAGCAAAGAAGAATATGGCGGCGGCCATTGAGGCGTTTTTATAAGGAAACTGACAATACTGTAGCTGTATAGCGTAACATTCATTAACGTAATCCATTCATAAACTACAACCTCGTGAGGTTAGGGAGAAAAATCGCAAGCAGTTCAAAGAGGCAGACCTAGCTATGGGGTTTCATGTGTTATTTACAGCGCGTGCCTGTCGCACCTATTTCGCTGGATTAACCCACCGATTGACATGTACGCCATGTGTACAGCAGTTTATGCCCTTGTCTAAGCGGTATGTGCAAAATATCACCGACTATCCAACTTTCTTGAATCATCTGAGATGGGGATTACCTAAACCTCAAGGGCAACTTCGCGCGCTCCCCAGTAAACCTGTGCGGAATGTCCGCTCTTTCACATCAACAGCTGTGGTGAAGGATGTTGTGCTGTTTGAACATGACCGAACGCGCTTCTTTAGGTTCTTGGCAATGTTTTGTGGAGGGCAGTTTCTATTCTGGACTTACTTGGCCTATTTTGCGTTCACTGGCCTTCGAAACACTCAAAAAAGTAGTAAAGACTCTCGAAAAGTCAAAGCCGACTTGGGACTTTTCAGTTTTGACATGAACCTCGGATCTAATGCTTGGAGATTTGGATTCACATTCGGATGTCTTGTCATCGGTAAGCTCTAAAGGAAGTATTAAACCTGACAACCAGTCTGGTCAGATAATTTGTAGCCAGTTTATTTTCCCCTCTCAGCCTATATAGCTAGCTGGAAAAATAATATTAACTTTACTGTTTGCATGTTTGCCAGTTTCTTAAGTGATCAACAAGATCCTGAAGGGCATCCCATTTCTTGAAAAGTTTATGACTAATGTAGCAAATGAATAAACTATTAGAAACTGTGTATGGTGAATACTTGTGCTCCAATGAACACAGATCAAACCATtgactttctttttttcttctttgttgATTATTTTAGGCAAGTGAAATTAGTTTTTGTTAGTTCTGAAGGATGAGTGAAGATTTGATTTAATAAACAAGAAAAACTCTCAAGACattaaccacaccccctctctatctatctatctatctatctatctatctatctatctatctatctatctatctatagcaGGAGCAATTGTTGGTCTGGGAGTGCTGTTCAGCCGTCGCTCCGTCAGTCGTGTGATACTGCATAAGGGAGGTGGAAGGGTGACTGTGTCTACCCAGTCACCCCTGGGAGTTAGGAATGCATGGCACCTCACAGTGCCTTTAAATCAAGTGGCTTGTTATGCCCATAGACAGGAATCGCCCTCTTTCATCCCTCTCAAAGTAAAAGACCACAAGTTCTACTTTCTTTTGGACAAAGAAGGAACACTAAACAACCACAGACTGTTTGATGTCACTGTTGGGGCCTACAGACATCTATAAATGACAGATCCTTCAGGGCTGTAAACTGCAGTGTccaataaatgtaaatattttactGAACTGCTTTTGGGAGTTTTTTATTTGCAGTCTTACACTTCAACATACTGCCCAAGATgtgcttcatatatatatatatatatatatatatatatatatatatatatatatatatatatatatatatatatatatatatataattatttgttTAATGTAGACATTACTTTACATGCCTTCTGATAAAAATTGCTGCTGGATAGGAGCATAATTAATATTAAGGGAAATATTGAGGACAGCAGACATTTTGGTGACACCTTAGTAGAATAACTGTATTTATGTAATCCCAGCACAGTTCTCATTGAGTAAGCAGTCTCATAAACAGATGGCCTAGATTTCAAAGGTTTTCAAAATCCAGATGTGTGCTAAAATGAGCTACGTGAGCTGTTAAAGATGCAGTTGATAGGGGTTTTCCATTCAAAATACGAGGTCAGAAACTTTTTTGGAATCTTGAAACAAAAATTCACTTCCATTATCATAATGAAATTGGATAAGatactataaaatatatttaaccgGTACCTTCAGACTGCTGTACCATTTCTGGACTATTTGACGAACTGCTAGGTCCTACGCCTTTAAAGCGTTGCTGAGACATTACAGTGAGTCACTGGCATCCTTGAGAGTCACTAACCAGTATTTGTCACTAGCTATGGAAGCTTCCAAAGGGGCTTTTCAAAACCCCACCCTAAGGacgttttatatttattggaaAAAAATACTAcgaaaatatacaaataaacaaGGTCGTGAATGCAGTAGCGTCCAGAAAGCAATAATTTATGACACATTTTAAGGATGACCGACATGGCTATTCTTAATACTTGTCCAAACATAATGAGTCGATCAACTAAATGCTGGCGTGACTAAGCTGGGGTAGAAATTTTATACAGTTGAGAATTTAATCGTATGTAGCCTAAAGCTATATTTCATGTTTTAATGTTGCCGTTATTGAAACGTGAGTTCCAAAGGCTTACAAAGACAACAAAGCAAAGGCTTAAATGACTCCTTTAAGGGACGGAGAAAGAAAAGGCGAGCAGAGAAGGACCGAGGACTTTAGAAATAGGTTTATTTTAGTAAGCGTTGTGGGGTGTGAGATGGAGGCTCAGCAAAACTCAGCAGAAGAAACGGAAATTATAGGACATGGGGTCAAGAGATTAGGGAAATAGAAGTATGTCAGTTTTTGTCACGAACTGTTTACAGGCGGTATAGTTTAATGCATCTGGGTTTGTGAGTTTGGCGTAAAGCGTAAAGAAGTAGGTGCTTCTATGgacattttttttaagtataaACTTTCGTCTGAATGAACTGGACTGATGCTAATAGATAAAAAATAACAATGTAAATAGTTGAGTAAAAAGGCGCACAGGAAATTACATTAACTTGAAATGTTATTTGGTTATTGACTACTTTGGTAAGTTTATCTGCCAGTGAGATAATAACTTATGACCAACCCTCTTATACGACAGATAGAGTCACGCACGACAAACGGAGGGAGGGACCGTAGCAAACTACAGCAGGCTAAAGAAATTGTATCACgtgtttttacttttattttacaGGAGTTTGGGGAGGCACTTGAATTCTTCCTGTGGCGCGATTATTTCAAAAATTAAGATATTAACCGATACCAGCGAGAAGATGGAAGCCCGTgataagagagagtgagaatttGTACAATTCTTCGCAATCATGATGCCCCTCGCAAACTTTTAAGAGACCAACGTAGAGATGTATCAAAACGAAGGTGGTACCACATTCAGTTATGGGACTTATACCGAGATGTCACCACGACTGGACCTGAATAATGCTGTGCAGATTCAGAAGGTTTGTAACCGATTTTAAGTGAACTCAGTGAAATGCAGTGAAGGTGCTAATATGAGAATATGAACAGAGTCAGCAAAAATATtaaacattgagtatacaaagcCGACACTATTCTACcttgatttatttttttaatttatctgTTGCGcgtttatttgttatttttaataAGCTATTCGCTTATttaacatctttttttttttttgcagaaactCATGGGTGCAGTCACATCTATTCCTAACCTCGATACTGTAACCTCTAGCACAGATAATCAGTGGTTGTTTGAGTCTTGTCTGGTCTCAGAAACAGAGTCCACCTGGGAAACGTTATCCTCATTTTTGCCCATCACACTATCAAGCTGCCCATGCCAGTCGCAGTCTTCCAGTCCAGACCTGCCCCATGCTGGGTCAGGGGATGGATCTGAGCAGATCGGCGAACCCGTAAGTTCTGAATTTTTGCCTTGGGTATTCTAACACAGAAAACAGTGAAAGTGGGGATGAGGCTTTTCATCTGACTCATCCAGTTATGGTAAAAGGGTAATATGATGTGCACCTGAGTCATTTAGAGGCCCACAGGGTGAGTCACTGTAGTAGAATTTGCGCGGGATTCGGATAGCACATACCCAGGGGTGGACCATCTTGTGAATTGGGACGTTGGTGAGTAAGAAGAGTAATATTTGGAAGAATCGTGCCTGCGCTTGGTCTATCATCCACAAGATGGCAGTGTCGTCACTTGGTTCTCTCAGCCATCTTGGTTATGTAAATGGGAGAAAAGGTTTGTCAAAATTGTGTTGTGAAGTGGactttttcctctttttttacATTAAGTTCTCAGTAGAGATGAGCTGTTTTTCTCTCTGAATCATGTCCAGAGGTACAAtgaagagtgtgagaggaggagagctcGAAGGGAAAGGAACAGAATAGCAGCTGCTAGGTGTCGGGATCGTCGCCGCATGCTTATGGATGCATTACAAAATGTGAGTCAAGCATTTAAACAGGGCTGGTTGTCCACATTTAAATAGGGCTGGTTGTCCACATTTAAATAAGCCTGGTTGTCTGagcttttctctcttttttatttaattcatttaaattgTGTGTAGGCCTCTATTTTTTCTTTTGTAGCTTAGTACACAAACAGATACCTCTACTGTACTTTATTGTATATTTATTGCTGAAATGACAAAATTCTTATGCTTCACTTGTAGGAGACCGAACATTTGGAGCTTGTGAAGTCTCACCTAGAGGAGGAGATAGCTGGgcttgagagggagagagagaggctgcagTTGGTGCTGGAGGCACATAGACCCATCTGTAAGATGAATGGCTCTGATGTTGAATAACTGAGCAGTTTCTGAGTCTGCAGGTTCAGACCAGTCCTGTTTATCAGTATATAATCACAAAGTTAAGAGGCAATTGTTACCATGTTGACCTAAGTGGCATTATGTTTTGTATGTGTAGTGTTTTTTTCATCAGTATCTTTATAAAGTTTTGCGTTCTCATTTTTAATTTGCTTTCCTTTTCCACTTTCATTTGCCACATATTTAGAAAAGTAATCCTCAAAGTTCAAGAAACCCAGTTGTACGTCATGAAGAAGGGcaggtggtagggaactggtcttgagaccggagggtcgtggattCGATTCCCAGagctgaggccatgactgaggtgcccttgagcaaggcacctaaccccaactgctccctgggcgctgggctagggctgccgcTCTAGGCACATGTGTACCACGAcctcctagtaatcactagtgtgtgtgtgtgtgtgtgtgttctgactgcacagatgggtaaaaagcagaggacaaatttcgattgtggtgaaaaatcacaattgacaaaatatggcacatttacatgaaGCTGGACTGTTATGGATGTATGATCCCAGTGCTTGTATCAACACTATGTATGCGATATAAGTATATACGGCCATAGTAACTTCTGTCAGTGAAACACAATAAAGAGTGGCATTAATGATTTAGTCCTTTCATTATTTCTTGCAGTTGTGCTTTTATAAATCGAAATCATTACTGTATTGTTGCAGGCACAGAGTCCAGCTGAGATTCATTCCACAGCAGCAGCTGGCAGCAGTAGTCTAAGATATTCTTGTGAGAACATGCTGTGAAGTTATCCTGCTCTGAAGCAGGAGATAAATTAGAGATAACCGTCAGAACCCTGTCCGAATTTGCAGCTTGAATAATCGTATATGCTTCCTAGAGGATTACATAGACGATGCAGCTTGTATTATTAAGTGACAAGTAGTGAttatgtcaataattctaaagAGTGATGCCATGTAAAATGTAATGAATATCTTCACAAACATATCGTTGTCAGCTGAATCAATGTGGGAGCAATAAAACAGACAGAGGAGGAAAATGACTCCACTGACTGGAATGACTGACAACTCATTGGAATGTCATTCAACAGCCATGGGATGACATCCAGTGACCTATCaaaagaatgacaaacaccagctGAGTGTAGAGTGCATGGTGATGAGTGCATAGGCTTGTATACAAGCATGGCTGAAGTACTACAAAAAAGCCCCTTCATCAATGAACTGCCAAGAGTCTGGCTGAGGTTTGTAACACCAGGTTGTTCTGTAGGGACTGGAGAAAGGAAACGTGAGTCCAAATTTCAGCTTGGCCTAAGACCTAGGTAGTGGCTAGATGAAGACCTAGGGATGAAGCACGGTGTCTCACAGCCACTGTGAGATCTGGTTTGGATGCTTGGATTTCTGGAATTAAGCTGCTGGAATCAAACCTCATCCAGGAAGAAAATCTTCTTCCTTATCCTCTGCCAGAGTTCCAAACAATTCATTGCAGAACTTTACTGACTAGACATCATTACTGATCATCACATTTGTTATGAAATATGAAAACGGTAGCGTTTTATAGTTTGCAGGGCGGCACGGTTTTGAACCTGTGTGTGCTAATATTTCTGCATACCACCAGGTGGCACTGTTATGGCATCGGCTCCATACAGTCAATGATCGGCTCCCAATTCTCAATTAAACTATTATCCGCACAGTCAGGAAAAAGCTCCAAACTCTTCTCAAAGCTTCCTCTGCTCACCACTAGATGCCGAAAATAATCAAGAAACTTTCTTGAAAcgaaacattttaaaaatcaaaatcaaaatagaaaaaaatatataatacaaatatttttaaaccATAAGCTGCTATCCTTGTTCTTGTATTGTTCAATGACGATAGACTTGACAAACACGAGCATAAACAACTTCCTTTCAGACCCGACGCAGGTTTCTTTGCAATAAACGTGCGTGCCCGAATAATTTTTTAACGGTAACGCTCATTTGAGGGTCATCTGgattaaacacacactcacttcattCTTGTTCCCATTATTTTTCAAAGCAAAGTTACATTAAATCCAACGTTAACGTCAACCTAAACATTCACATGTTAATATGTTTTTCCCCACACCGCAACTATTTGATCACTTCAAGTTGATGTTTGAGCTGTCGCAGGAGCTGTAGGGGGCCCCCTAGCGGACAACATTCAGCATCACGTCCTCTTGTCTTATTCACCAGTCAAGTAAAAATTGGGATTAAGAAAAATGTTTTCGGAATACAATGATTAAGACGAAAAAAGTAACCATATTAACCGACAATTCCCAATGTCTTGAACACGTTTCTCACTTCACATCCGTGATCGTGCTGGTCTTGGTTTTCTCCTTGATTCACCATTTACATCATTCAGTCTTTTATCCTGCCCATATTGGCCTCCTTTTGCTGACTCAGACATATTTCTCTGCACACACTATGCTGCCGCTGTGTTTTTCGGCAACAGCCACtttgagacaggaagtctgcaCAGTCCACCTCGTCAGCTACTGCTGGACCATGGGGGCTGTTGGTGCCTTCATGGCGAAGATTATGGCTGAGTTAAGGTTTCTTTTGCCTGTGCACATTTTTCAAACTATATATTATGTTAA encodes:
- the fosl1b gene encoding protein c-Fos, giving the protein MYQNEGGTTFSYGTYTEMSPRLDLNNAVQIQKKLMGAVTSIPNLDTVTSSTDNQWLFESCLVSETESTWETLSSFLPITLSSCPCQSQSSSPDLPHAGSGDGSEQIGEPRYNEECERRRARRERNRIAAARCRDRRRMLMDALQNETEHLELVKSHLEEEIAGLERERERLQLVLEAHRPICKMNGSDVE
- the ovol1b gene encoding putative transcription factor Ovo-like 1 isoform X1; this translates as MPRVFLVKKASLFHGKKDWSLLPDSARGDINIPEDPEASTADISCFPTPTLQSGNAPTNAPTHTHSPGLAAQEPTSPTEDRPKLSSRCLLSTPRTPYMRSKIKITMGEMTSDVSSASQSKSTEMPSITFPCPICHKTFNNTRMIKRHLRSHSDFRRYPCDYCGKGFNDTFDLKRHVRTHTGVRPFKCSVCDKAFTQRCSLESHLKKIHGVSQQYAYKERRDKLYVCEECGLTAQTQTGLLVHLQAKHPNSRRAKAKSRPTQTQGGPGSASPGSSSTQSDVESCLN
- the tmem223 gene encoding transmembrane protein 223, which translates into the protein MGFHVLFTARACRTYFAGLTHRLTCTPCVQQFMPLSKRYVQNITDYPTFLNHLRWGLPKPQGQLRALPSKPVRNVRSFTSTAVVKDVVLFEHDRTRFFRFLAMFCGGQFLFWTYLAYFAFTGLRNTQKSSKDSRKVKADLGLFSFDMNLGSNAWRFGFTFGCLVIAGAIVGLGVLFSRRSVSRVILHKGGGRVTVSTQSPLGVRNAWHLTVPLNQVACYAHRQESPSFIPLKVKDHKFYFLLDKEGTLNNHRLFDVTVGAYRHL
- the ovol1b gene encoding putative transcription factor Ovo-like 1 isoform X2, with translation MPRVFLVKKASLFHGKKDWSLLPDSARGDINIPDPEASTADISCFPTPTLQSGNAPTNAPTHTHSPGLAAQEPTSPTEDRPKLSSRCLLSTPRTPYMRSKIKITMGEMTSDVSSASQSKSTEMPSITFPCPICHKTFNNTRMIKRHLRSHSDFRRYPCDYCGKGFNDTFDLKRHVRTHTGVRPFKCSVCDKAFTQRCSLESHLKKIHGVSQQYAYKERRDKLYVCEECGLTAQTQTGLLVHLQAKHPNSRRAKAKSRPTQTQGGPGSASPGSSSTQSDVESCLN